The uncultured Cohaesibacter sp. genomic sequence CGATTTTCGTGAAGGGTGGGTCTTTGAGCAGGTTCTGCGTCGAGAAGACCACCTTGCGCCGGAGGCTCTTCTTCACCTGATAGCGGTTGTCGACATAATTGAAATAGTCTTCAAGGAGTGGCTCAGGGATATGAGCGACGCTCTCTGCGTTATAGCTGCCTTCCGCCGCAATGCCGAGCGACTTGAAATGGATGTCGGTTGCGAAAACTTTCAAATTGGGTGTGATGCCGTTGCGTTTGGCGATTTCGCTAACCAATATGGCAATGGAATAGGGCTCCTCACCGGTTGCGCAACCGGGCACCCAGATGCGGATTTGTCTTTCCTCTGACATATCTGCGACAAGCTTTGAGAGAACCTTCGTTTCGAGAGCTTCGAAGGCGCCTTTGTCCCTGAAGAATTCCGTGACACCGATCAGCAAGTCGCAATAAAGGGTGTCCATCTCGTCCTTGTCAAACAGCAGGCTCTCGCAATATTTATCAAGGCTGGGTTCGCGCTTGAGCAGAGCGCGGCGTTGGATCCTGCGATGGATTGTAGCATTCTTGTAGAACGTGAAATCCGTGCCATAAGACTTTTGCAAGATGCTCAGAATGCGGGCTTCAGGATTGTCTGCATCGATTGCTTCCGGCTCCGGGCGGGGGACTTTAGAGCCACTGACCACTGCTTTGATGATTTCCGGCATGTCTTTGACGTCGGCCACATAGGCGGTGGGGATGGTGTCGATGACCTTGCGGGGCATGGAATCAAATTTTGCCGTGGAGGACTCTTGGGCAATGACGACGCCACCATTCTGGACGATTTGCAAGCTGCCCCTGGTGCCGTCAGATCCTGTCCCCGACAAGATAATCCCAATGGCATGCTCGCCTTCTTCCTTGGCCAAAGAAGAGAAAAAGGCATCAATGGGCATGCTCAGCATATTGTTGTCTGGATAGGCCTTCGTAGACAGTTTGCCATTTTCTATCGATAGTTCAGTTCTGGGGGGATTGAGATAGATGACATTGGGTTCGATCTCCATCTGATCTTCCGCATGTACAATGCGCATATGCGTGTGGCGTGCGATCAGCTGATCCATCATCGATTGGAAATTGGGGGAGAGGTGCTGAATGATAACAAATGCCACATTTGGCTTTGTGGGCAAGGCATCGAAAAACTGTTCTATGGGCTCCAGCCCGCCAGCGGATGCGCCGATTGCGACAACCCGGATCGTCCTGTTCGTTTCAGGTGCTTCAGGCGCTTCTGTCTCTGAGGCCTGATGTTTGGTGTCCTCTGCTTGCGGACTGGCTACTTGCGCGGGTTTATCGTCTGCTGGCTGTGCAGAAGGAGCAGAGATATCTTGCTTGTCTGCCTTGCCAGCTTCTTGTGCCTTTGTCGCAGAAAGCTTTTTTGAATCAGTATCTTTACTCATATTCAATCCTTCCCCCAAGGAATGAAAACCAAGACCCGTGCTGTAAATCCGTGTCTTGACCTGCTTTTCTGGAATTGATGCAAAAAGGCAGTTTTATCTAGGCATATCTGACGCTTAGGGAAAAGGTTAGCACTAAATTGACCATAGTTAAATATGCTTATGCATCTCATGGTTGCTTTATGGAGGATTTTTATTTTGCCAAGGTTGTATATTTTCTAAATAGGGAAGATCAGCTTCTTGAAATTCTCGGCCAATAGAGGCTGTTGGCATGGTCCATCGATAATCATTTTCGTTTTTCTATGCAGAATCCCTGGCAACTTTCTTTGGCAGGTGGAGGTCTCGCCAAAGGCGAGCCGTTCCTTGCGCTGCTAGCTGACAAGTGCTTGCCCCTTTGGGCCTTTCTGTATCTTGACGAAGGATGGCTTTGCCAACATCCTTGTGTGCTTGAGGGAAGCAAAGGGGGGGAGCTTTATGACAGAGCAGGAAGAGGGCGATGCCTTTTCAACTGGGCAACGCATGGAGGCACGCTACGAGCTCAGTCGGCGGATAGCCCATGATACGAAGGCACCTATCCGGCAAATTGCACAACTGACCGAGATCCTGGTGGCTGAAAATTCCGGCTCGCTTGATGAGGATGCACTTTCCATCCTGAGCATGGTGCAAGACAAGGCCCGGCATCTGGGTGAGATGACACAAGCCGTGCGCGATTACACTGATGCCATGTGCAAGCCGCTTGCTGTTCAGAGGATCGACTTCACAGTGCTCTTGAAGGCAGAAATAGAATCACTCCAATTCGAAAATATCCTTTTCAAATGTGAAAATCCGATCTTCGTGAACGCCGATCCCCAATTTTTACGGCGGGTTGTTCAACAGCTCTTGAACGTGGTTTCTATTGACCCTTCTGGACGTAAAACCGGAGACGTGACGATTGCCGTCCATGGTGCAGAGACTTCAGCCACCCATATCGCTTTGATATTCTCTCCCTGCAGCATTGATTTTACGGGGAAACTCCCTTTGACAGGGCTTGCGCAGTATAAGTCGGCAAACCTCTTCGAACTTCTTTCTATTTCTGAGTGTAGTGAGATTTTGCTCCGGCATGGCTGGACAATCTACATGGAGAAGACCGATGCAGAGACGCTCGAAATGAATATCTGTTTGTGATTTGCAGATTTTTATCTATCCTTTTCTGGACCGATATTCTGATCACGGGGGCTTTCAGATGTGTGCGGCCTGGATGAACGATTCTCAGGGAATGGCGAGCGAACTCGAGCGGATATCTCAAGTCGCTGGAGAGGAGATTCATCTTTCTTGTCTTTTGCTGGATGATGATCCGATTGACAGACGCTATGTGCATTGGTTGTTGCAACAGCTCGCGGGGTTCCGGTTTAATGTCACCTTTGCCGACAGCTTGAATGAGGCCAAGCGGCTTTGCTCGGAAAAACGCTTTGATCTTTATCTCTTCGATTACTGGATGGGGGAAGATTCCTCTGCTTCCCTTGTTTCTTTCTTGAGGGAAGAGGGGGACAATGCTGGAACGATTGTCGTCCTATCATCGCTGGACGATGCGTCCTTTCAGGATGTCAGCCTCAAGTCGGGCGCGGACATGTTTCTGGCCAAGCAGGAGCTTTCGGCCAAGACCCTTGAACGGATGCTGCGCAACATTGCCCAGATCGCATCCAATGCCCGCTTGCAATATCATCAGAAGCAGCTGGATGCAGACAAGATTGGCGGCTGGCTGAAGCATGTCAATGGCGGGCTTGATCAGTCCCACGGCTTTGCCGTTCTGGCTCTGGATGCGCTCAAGGCCGGGCGCGGGCAAGAGGCTGAACACCTGATTTCAGATGCGCTCGAGCAGATTG encodes the following:
- a CDS encoding response regulator, encoding MNDSQGMASELERISQVAGEEIHLSCLLLDDDPIDRRYVHWLLQQLAGFRFNVTFADSLNEAKRLCSEKRFDLYLFDYWMGEDSSASLVSFLREEGDNAGTIVVLSSLDDASFQDVSLKSGADMFLAKQELSAKTLERMLRNIAQIASNARLQYHQKQLDADKIGGWLKHVNGGLDQSHGFAVLALDALKAGRGQEAEHLISDALEQIAALRNEVSYVGVGMSMLNKESALNLRPFDVSSILTEVVEDCRFEAEQFGKTLNFCEHVSDSIVLSDEGLLKELLFVLLRGAVRYSGERTDVAVSYELGPEALVVYISEFGSAEDHGLDLRKFDVSGTISLAYLFGTERAGSLLVAEHILQILGGDWSVGYANRNLEIRCRIPLNVDLLSDDSSGQP